GGAAGCCAATTCGCGGCGGGAGAAAGAGAAAAGAGCCGCACCGAAGAAGAGGGCGATCAGGCCAGACAGCACCAGGAGATGGGAAAAATCCAAGCCATTGATCAGCACCGTATTTCCGTTGTAATAGTAAAATGGGGAAAAGACCCGGTAGGGACGTAAAACCTCGACCATCGGCGCGTAGGCGTTGATCAAATAGGTGACGATGGCCAAACCGCCGCTGATGCCCACGCTGAGCTTCTTTTTCCCGCTCAGGCAGCCGATGGCCAGGGCGATGGTGAAAAATGCCATCCCCAGCAGGAAGCAGCTGAAAATCACTTCGGCCAGGCGCCAGCCGCTGACAGCGATATGAAAAATCCCCGTCCCGCCGGCCAGGCTGGTCCAGAAAACCAGCGCCAGGATGAAAAGCGCCAGGGCATGGGCCGCCGATTTTTCCATGACCACCCGTCCGCGCCTCAACTTCAGCAGCTCCCCGGCGCGGTTCATGAAAGGGTAGACATAGAGCAGATAAAGCGAAAGGGCCGCCAGGCCGATAGACCAGCCCAGCAGCGATAGCCTTTGATCGCGCAGCGTCTTGGCGAAAAGGCTAGCGAGCATGCCTGTCATCTCCGTAAAAAGCCAGGAAGACCTCTTCCAGGTCGGGTTCACGGCTGATGAAATCGTTGATCGAAAACCGGGCCGCTACTTTCAGCAGCTGATCCAGTTCGCCCTTGATCTGGCACTTCAGCCAGCGCTTGCCCGTGCCCAGCATGCGCAAATTCTCAAGGCCGGAAAATGCGCCGGCCACGTCGACGTCCTCGTTGAAATGAATCTCCACGTTGCGCATGGTCCTGGCTTTGAGGGCGGCGACGCTTTCCACGGCCACCATCCTGCCGGCGCGGATGATGCCCACCCGGTCGCAGACCCGCTCCACCTCAGGCAGGTTGTGCGAGGAAAAAAATATCGTCTGCCCGGCGGCCCTGGCTTCGCCGAGAAGGCGGTAAAACTCATGCTGCATGAGCGGATCCAGGCCGTTGGTCGGCTCGTCGAGCATGATCAGCTCGGGCTTGTGCATGAACGCCTGGATCAGTCCGATTTTCCTCTTGTTGCCCTGGGAAAGGGTGGCGACGGGCTGGGAAAGGGGGCATTGAAAGCGGGAAGCCAGCTCATCGACATAGGCCCAGTCGCCGTTGCCGCGCAAACGGCTGAAAAAGAGCAAAAGCTCGCGACCGTTCAGGTTTTCGTACAAATTCAGCTCGCCGGGCAGGAAACCCATGCGCCGGCGGATGGGGACGCCATATTTTCGCACATCGAGGCCGAAGATCTCGGCCTTGCCGGCGCTGGCGCGGATGAAATCGAGCAGCACGCGGATGGTGGTGGTCTTGCCGGCCCCGTTCGGCCCCAGGTAGCCGAATATCTCGCCGGCAAAGATTTCAATATCGACGGCGGAAATTCCCAGCCGCCGGCCATAGTTTTTCCCCAGTTTTTCGGTTTTGATTATGGCTGTTTCGTTCATGCTGCTTATTTATTCTAGCAAAAATCGACAGCGTCGGCAAATGGCCACCGGCCGCGCTCGGCTCCCCTCACTGGTATTCGGCGAGAACCTTGGGGAATTTTTCTTTTAGCCAGCGGAAGTATCCGCGAACCGTTTTCTCCCCGGCCAGCCACCAGTCGTTGGCCAGGCCGTCTCTTCTCAAGGCATGAAAAGCCTGTTGCTCGCTTGCGCTCAAGGCGGCGGGGCGGCGCCGCGCGAAAGCGCTGCCGGCCAGCGGGAAAAAGTAGTGCACATGGAAGAAAACGCGGTATTTTCTCGTCAGGCTGCGCATCAGGTTAAGCAGGTCGCGGCGATCGGCGGCCGTTTCATCCGGGAGGGCGATGATGAAATCGAGGTTGGCGGTGAAGCCCGCTTCGTTGGCCATGGCCACCGCCGCGACGACGTTATCCACCCGGTGGCCGCGGCCGATGGCCTCCAGGCGCCCGTCTCCGGCGCTCTGCGCCCCGAAGGTCAGGCGCCGGTTGGTCACGGTGCGCCGCAGCAGGCTCAAGCCGTCGTTGCTGGCCGTGTCGGGACGCAGCTCGGAAGGAAAGATACCGTACTCGATGAAGCGAAAACCGTTCTGCCGGCAAAGCTGGAGAAGTGCCGCGATGGGCTCGAGATTGGGCTGCCTTTTTTCAACCGCCCCGAATTCCAGCGCCGAGGGGGCGATGAACCCGACCCGCCCCATGCGCCGCCGGCGCAACTCATCCAGGTAGATACGGATGGAGTCCATGTGCCTGAAGCGCGGTTTCATCCCTCCCGTCTGGCAATAGCCGCATTTCCAGAAACAGCCGCGGATGATCTCCAGCGGCGGGACGGTATTGAAATAGGCCGAAACCGGTATATAGCGCTCCCAGGCCGAATCCGGATCAACGCCGGGCGCTCCTTGGCGGCCGTCATAAACAGCGGTCTGCCCGGCGGCCACGTTTCCCGCCAGCAGGTCGCGGCCGAAGCGCAGAAAGGTTTCCTCGCCCGGGCCGCGGAAAATAGCGGTGAAGCCGCAGGCCGTGGCCAGCTCCGGCTCGGCGCTGACATGGGGGCCGCCGGCCGCCAGCAGCAGCGGCGCCGCGGCCCCGGCGCGCAGGCGGGCGGTTTCTTCCGCCACCCAAGGCAGGTGCGGCGTCATGAATGAATAGATGAAGACATCCCCGGCTTCAAGGGTTCCGGTCTGGCGCCGCGTGAGCCGCCCGGGGGCTGCGTCGGCCAGGCGGATGTCGAAGCAACGGTCCAGCCCGTTTTGCTCCCAGACATTCAGCAGCAGCGGCATGGTCAGCCGGTTGCCGGGAAAGACCCTGAAAAAGACGCGCCGTTTCTTTATACCCATGCTGCTATAGGCGGCCGGCGCTCCGCCGCGGCCCCCCGGCTATTTTTTCCCCAGTTTTTTGCAGATCCCCAGCTTGAGGCGCAACTCCTTTTGCCCGTCCAGTTCCTGCCGCAGCTCCGATACCGACAGCGCCCCCTGAGGGGGTAATTTGACCTTTTTTTCGCTGGCCGCAAGCTGTTCAAGCAGATCGGCTTCACGAAAATCCTCGCCGCGCTCGAAGCTATCGATGATCAGCGTGATGCGGTCGGAGCTCACTTCCATGAAACCCTCGCCGCTGTACAGGTAGTGGCGGACGTTGTCCAGGTCGAGATAGGAGATTTCGCCCGCCTTGAGCAGCGACAGGTACGGCAAATGGTGGGACTTGACGCCGGCTTCGCCGAGGAAAGCGGGAATATACAAGTCCCTGATCGCGCTGCGCAGCGAAATTTCGCGGAACGAGATGATCTCCAGTTCTATGCTGTCGGCCATTAAAATCCCATCTTCTTGGCGTTGGCCACGGCATCCTCGATGCCGCCGCACATGTAGAACGCCTGCTCGGGCAGGGCGTCGTGCTGGCCTTCGACCAGTTCCTTGAAGCCGCGGATGGTGGCGGCCAGCTCCACGTATTTTCCCTCCATGCCGGTGAAGGGGGTGGCCACGAAAAGCGGCTGCGACAGGAATTTCTGTATTTTCCTGGCCCGGGCCACGATGACCTTGTCCTCGTCGGACAGTTCCTCCATGCCCAGGATGGCGATGATGTCCTGCAGGTCCTTGTAGCGCTGCAGCACCTCCTTCACTTTCCGGGCCACCTGGTAATGCTCGCTGCCGATGATCTTCGCGTCGAGGATGCGCGAGAACGAGGCCAACGGATCGACGGCCGGGAAGATGGCCATTTCGGTGAGCTGGCGGGAAAGGTTGGTGGTGGCGTCGAGGTGGGCAAAGGTCGTGGCCGGCGCCGGGTCGGTGTAGTCGTCGGCGGGCACGTAGATGGCCTGGACCGAGGTGATCGAACCCTTCTTGGTGGAGGTGATCCGTTCCTCCATCTCGCCCATCTCCGACGCCAGGTTCGGCTGGTAGCCGACCGCCGAGGGCATGCGCCCAAGCAGGGCCGAGACCTCGGAGCCGGCCTGAGTGAAGCGGAATATGTTGTCGATGAACAGCAGCACGTCCTGGTTTTCCTCGTCGCGGAAATATTCGGCGACGGTTAATCCCGAAAGAGCGACGCGCAGGCGGGCTCCCGGCGGCTCGGTCATCTGGCCGTAGATCAGGGCCGTTTTTTCGATGACTCCCGACTCGATCATCTCCAGCCACAGGTCGTTGCCTTCGCGGGTGCGCTCCCCCACCCCGGTGAACACCGAGAAGCCGCCGTGCTTCTTGGCCACATTGTGGATCAGCTCCTGGATGAGCACGGTCTTGCCGACGCCGGCCCCGCCGAAGAGGCCGATCTTGCCGCCCTTGAGATAGGGCTCGAGCAAATCGACCACCTTGATGCCGGTCTCAAACAATTCCAACCGCGTGTCCTGCTCGTCCAGCGGCGGCGCCGGACGGTGGATGGGATAGCGCTTTTTCTCGTTGATCGGGCCCTTGCCGTCCACCGGCTCGCCGATGACGTTGATCATCCGCCCGAGCACTTCCCGGCCGACGGGAACGGTGATCGGGCCGCCGAGGTCGCGGGCCTTCATGCCGCGCACCAGGCCGTCGGTCGGATGCATCGAGATAGTGCGCACCCGGTTCTCGCCCAGGTGGTACTGCACCTCGGTGACGATGTGGATCGGCTGCGGACTGACGAAGCCGTCGGAAACGATTTCGATAGCGTTGTAGATCTCGGGCAGTTCGCCCTTGGCGAATTCGATGTCCACGACCGGCCCGATGATCTCGATCACCTTGCCGATGTGCGCGGGAACGGTTTTTTCCTTGCTCATGCTCACTCCTAATTGTTCAGGGCTTCCGTGGCGGTTATGATTTCCAGGAGCTCCTTGGTGATCGACGCCTGCCGCATCTTGTTCAGCAGCAGGGTCAGCGAACGGATCATGTCGCTGGCGTTGCGCGTGGCCATGTCCATGGCCACCATGCGCGAGACCTGTTCCGCGGCCATCGACTGCAGCAGGACCTGATAGACGGCGGCGATGATGAAGCGCGGCAGCAATGCCAGGAAGATGGCTTCGGCGCCCGGTTCGAAGATGGCCTCGCTCTTGCTGGCCGTGGCATCGGCCTCGGCGTCGGCCTCGCCCGCCGGCGCTGGCCATTGCGACTCAATCGGCAGCAGCCGGCGGATCGTGAATTGCTGTTTGGAAGCGGAGACGAACTCCTGGAAGGCGAATTCGATCCGTTTGACCTCACCGGTCAGGTAGAGGTTCAGCAGCTCGGCCGCCAGTTTCTCGGCATCGCCGAATTGCATCCGGCTGATCATGTTGTTGTGCGCGGCCTGCAGCGGCAGGTTGCGCTTGCTGAAATAGCGGCTGGCCTTGGTTCCCACCGTGATCAGCAGGGCCGTTTCGCCGCGCTCGACCAGCTCCCGGTAATAGGCCTCGCTCTGCTTGAGCACATGGGAATTGAAGGCGCCGCACAACCCCTTGTCGCTGGCAATGACCACCAGCACGATGCTCCCCTGCTCGCGCCTGCCCAGCAGCGGCTGCCGGCCGAGTTCGATCATCGCCCCGGTCTGCCGCAGCAGCGAGGCGATCTTGTCGCGGTGCGGCCGCGACTTTTTCAGCTCGGCGGTCGCCCGGCGCAGCTTGGCGGCGGCCACGGTCTTCATGGCCCGGGTAAGCTTCTGGTTGTTCTTGACCGACTTGATGCGCCGGCGCAGGGAGATCAGGTTTCCGGCCATCAGGATTTGGCGGTTTTCTTGAACTCGGCGCAGAATTCCTTCAGCACCGCCTGCAGCTTCTGTTCCAGTTCGGATGTGATCGCCTTCTTCTCGACGATCGTTTTAAAGATATCGTTTTCCCGCGCCTGGATGAAATCGAGCATCTCGGCCTCGAACTGGCGCACGCGCTCGATCGGGCATTCGTCCAGGAAGCCGCGCGTGCCGGCGAAGATGGCCACGACCTGCTTTTCGACCGGCATGGGCTTGCCCTCATCCTTCTTGAGCAGCTCGGACAGCCTTTTGCCGCGCTCGAGCTGGGCGATGGTGATCTTGTCCAGGTCGGAGCCGAACTGGGTGAAGGCCTCCAGTTCCCGGTACTGGGCCAGGTCCATTTTCAGCGAGCCGGCCACCTGCTTCATGGCCTTTATCTGGGCGTTGCCGCCGACGCGCGACACCGAAATGCCCACGTCGATGGCCGGGCGCTGACCGGCGTTGAACAGGTCGGGCAGCAGGTAGATCTGCCCGTCGGTGATGGAGATGACGTTGGTCGGGATGTAGCCCGAGACGTCGGAAGCCTGGGTTTCGATGATCGGCAGGGCGGTCAGCGAGCCGCCCCCTTTTTCATCGTTCAACTTGGCCGCCCGTTCCAGCAGCCGCGAGTGCAGGTAGAAGACATCGCCGGGGTAGGCTTCCCGCCCTGGCGGCCGGCGCAGCAGCAGCGAGATCTCGCGGTAGGCGGCGGCGTGCTTGGACAGGTCGTCGTAGACCAGCAGCGCGTGTCGGCCGCGGTCGCGGAAATACTCGCCCATGGCGCAGCCCGAATAAGGGGCGATGTACTGCAGGGCGGCGGGGTCGGAGGCCGAGGCCACCACCACCACCGAGTATTCCATGGCCCCGGTCTCGGTCAGGGTCTTGACCACCTGGGCGACGGTCGATTGCTTCTGGCCGATGGCCACGTAGATGCAGACGACGTTTTGCCCCTTCTGGTTGATGATCGTGTCCATGGCGATGGCCGTCTTTCCCGTCTGGCGGTCGCCGATGATCAGCTCGCGCTGGCCGCGGCCGATGGGGATCATGGCGTCGATGGCCTTGATCCCGGTTTGCAGCGGCTCCTTGACCGGGCGGCGATCGATGACCCCCGGGGCCAGCGCCTCGATGGGCATGAAGGTGGTGGAGCGGATGGGGTCCTTCTCGTCCAGCGGCTCGCCCAGCGGGTTGACCACGCGGCCGATGACGCTTTCGCCGGCCGGGACGGAGATGATGCGGCCGGTGCGCTTGACGATGTCGCCTTCCTTGATCTTGTGGCTTTCGGCGAGCAGGATGGAGCCGACGTTGTCCTCCTCCAGGTTGAGGGCGATGCCGTAGATCTGGCCGGGGAACTCCAGCAGCTCGTTGTACATGACGTTGTCCAGACCGTAGATGCGGGCGATGCCGTCGCCGATGGAGACGACCACCCCGGTTTCCTCTTTCTTGAAATCAAAGCTGAAGCCTTCGATTTTCTGCCTGATCAATTCGCTGATCTCATCGACTTTGATTAGCATTTATCTTTCCCCTACGAGCGATTCACGAAGTTCCTGCAACCGGCCGGCCAGCGAATAATCGTAGCGCAGCGAGCCCCGCTGCAGGCTGATGCCGGCGATCAGGTTCGGGTCGGTCTGGAATTGCAGGCGCACCGGTTTGCGCAGCGCTTTCTGCAGGTTGGCCAGCAAGCGTTCCTTCTGCGTTGCCGCCAGCTCGACGGCCGAAAAAATAACTATTTTTTCCACCCCGTGCACGTCGCACCAGGCGTCCGGGAGCTGGCGCACTATCTCTCCCAGGAACGCGAAACGGTTCTCCT
This genomic stretch from Candidatus Aminicenantes bacterium harbors:
- the atpH gene encoding ATP synthase F1 subunit delta, with the translated sequence MKESSLVKRYAKAVVLSADDEGEFKRISADLNAVLGLMAGDDKLKTGMATFLIPLPEKIKALEIIRAKMKLHDNSFRFLQTLAEENRFAFLGEIVRQLPDAWCDVHGVEKIVIFSAVELAATQKERLLANLQKALRKPVRLQFQTDPNLIAGISLQRGSLRYDYSLAGRLQELRESLVGER
- a CDS encoding TIGR04013 family B12-binding domain/radical SAM domain-containing protein, which codes for MGIKKRRVFFRVFPGNRLTMPLLLNVWEQNGLDRCFDIRLADAAPGRLTRRQTGTLEAGDVFIYSFMTPHLPWVAEETARLRAGAAAPLLLAAGGPHVSAEPELATACGFTAIFRGPGEETFLRFGRDLLAGNVAAGQTAVYDGRQGAPGVDPDSAWERYIPVSAYFNTVPPLEIIRGCFWKCGYCQTGGMKPRFRHMDSIRIYLDELRRRRMGRVGFIAPSALEFGAVEKRQPNLEPIAALLQLCRQNGFRFIEYGIFPSELRPDTASNDGLSLLRRTVTNRRLTFGAQSAGDGRLEAIGRGHRVDNVVAAVAMANEAGFTANLDFIIALPDETAADRRDLLNLMRSLTRKYRVFFHVHYFFPLAGSAFARRRPAALSASEQQAFHALRRDGLANDWWLAGEKTVRGYFRWLKEKFPKVLAEYQ
- a CDS encoding ABC transporter ATP-binding protein codes for the protein MNETAIIKTEKLGKNYGRRLGISAVDIEIFAGEIFGYLGPNGAGKTTTIRVLLDFIRASAGKAEIFGLDVRKYGVPIRRRMGFLPGELNLYENLNGRELLLFFSRLRGNGDWAYVDELASRFQCPLSQPVATLSQGNKRKIGLIQAFMHKPELIMLDEPTNGLDPLMQHEFYRLLGEARAAGQTIFFSSHNLPEVERVCDRVGIIRAGRMVAVESVAALKARTMRNVEIHFNEDVDVAGAFSGLENLRMLGTGKRWLKCQIKGELDQLLKVAARFSINDFISREPDLEEVFLAFYGDDRHAR
- the atpG gene encoding ATP synthase F1 subunit gamma — translated: MAGNLISLRRRIKSVKNNQKLTRAMKTVAAAKLRRATAELKKSRPHRDKIASLLRQTGAMIELGRQPLLGRREQGSIVLVVIASDKGLCGAFNSHVLKQSEAYYRELVERGETALLITVGTKASRYFSKRNLPLQAAHNNMISRMQFGDAEKLAAELLNLYLTGEVKRIEFAFQEFVSASKQQFTIRRLLPIESQWPAPAGEADAEADATASKSEAIFEPGAEAIFLALLPRFIIAAVYQVLLQSMAAEQVSRMVAMDMATRNASDMIRSLTLLLNKMRQASITKELLEIITATEALNN
- a CDS encoding F0F1 ATP synthase subunit epsilon, with translation MADSIELEIISFREISLRSAIRDLYIPAFLGEAGVKSHHLPYLSLLKAGEISYLDLDNVRHYLYSGEGFMEVSSDRITLIIDSFERGEDFREADLLEQLAASEKKVKLPPQGALSVSELRQELDGQKELRLKLGICKKLGKK
- the atpA gene encoding F0F1 ATP synthase subunit alpha yields the protein MLIKVDEISELIRQKIEGFSFDFKKEETGVVVSIGDGIARIYGLDNVMYNELLEFPGQIYGIALNLEEDNVGSILLAESHKIKEGDIVKRTGRIISVPAGESVIGRVVNPLGEPLDEKDPIRSTTFMPIEALAPGVIDRRPVKEPLQTGIKAIDAMIPIGRGQRELIIGDRQTGKTAIAMDTIINQKGQNVVCIYVAIGQKQSTVAQVVKTLTETGAMEYSVVVVASASDPAALQYIAPYSGCAMGEYFRDRGRHALLVYDDLSKHAAAYREISLLLRRPPGREAYPGDVFYLHSRLLERAAKLNDEKGGGSLTALPIIETQASDVSGYIPTNVISITDGQIYLLPDLFNAGQRPAIDVGISVSRVGGNAQIKAMKQVAGSLKMDLAQYRELEAFTQFGSDLDKITIAQLERGKRLSELLKKDEGKPMPVEKQVVAIFAGTRGFLDECPIERVRQFEAEMLDFIQARENDIFKTIVEKKAITSELEQKLQAVLKEFCAEFKKTAKS
- the atpD gene encoding F0F1 ATP synthase subunit beta; its protein translation is MSKEKTVPAHIGKVIEIIGPVVDIEFAKGELPEIYNAIEIVSDGFVSPQPIHIVTEVQYHLGENRVRTISMHPTDGLVRGMKARDLGGPITVPVGREVLGRMINVIGEPVDGKGPINEKKRYPIHRPAPPLDEQDTRLELFETGIKVVDLLEPYLKGGKIGLFGGAGVGKTVLIQELIHNVAKKHGGFSVFTGVGERTREGNDLWLEMIESGVIEKTALIYGQMTEPPGARLRVALSGLTVAEYFRDEENQDVLLFIDNIFRFTQAGSEVSALLGRMPSAVGYQPNLASEMGEMEERITSTKKGSITSVQAIYVPADDYTDPAPATTFAHLDATTNLSRQLTEMAIFPAVDPLASFSRILDAKIIGSEHYQVARKVKEVLQRYKDLQDIIAILGMEELSDEDKVIVARARKIQKFLSQPLFVATPFTGMEGKYVELAATIRGFKELVEGQHDALPEQAFYMCGGIEDAVANAKKMGF